In the Alteromonas sp. M12 genome, one interval contains:
- a CDS encoding CoA transferase, whose translation MNKPLSGIRVIDLTHMLSGPYCAMLLADLGAETIKVEPLQGEGTRKLLASDPKNSLDGMGAYYITLNRNKQSICIDLKSEEGKQVFYELVKESDVVVNNFGAGVPDRLGIDYNTLSKINPRIITCSITGFGSSGPKFKRPAFDQVAQAMGGGMSITGTDQTNPVRAGIPIGDLGGGMFAVMGIQSAIIERATSGKGQDVDISMLDCQISMLNYMATMHFLSGENPYPIGNSHFVHVPYNTFQTSDGFVVIAVITDNFWKNLNEVVKCPEFDDSKYDGQPGRWADRDFINAKLNEILSQNTSAYWIEQLEAKRIPCAPVNNLSQALSDEQVLHRNMVVELKHPDGKSTKGPGNPIKFSRTDEESFSPAPVLGQDTQSVLTELLHMSQERIDSLVQSGAIKGAGNE comes from the coding sequence ATGAACAAGCCGCTTTCTGGTATACGTGTAATCGATCTAACACATATGTTATCAGGGCCGTATTGCGCTATGTTATTGGCTGATTTAGGTGCAGAAACGATTAAGGTCGAACCTCTACAAGGGGAAGGAACTCGCAAGCTATTAGCCAGCGATCCGAAAAATTCGTTAGATGGAATGGGGGCTTACTACATTACATTAAATCGCAATAAACAAAGTATTTGTATCGATTTGAAAAGTGAAGAAGGCAAACAAGTCTTTTATGAATTAGTGAAAGAGTCAGATGTTGTGGTGAACAACTTTGGCGCTGGCGTTCCTGACCGCCTGGGTATTGATTACAACACACTAAGTAAAATTAATCCTCGCATTATCACTTGTAGCATTACTGGCTTTGGTAGCAGCGGCCCTAAATTTAAACGTCCTGCTTTTGACCAAGTTGCTCAAGCTATGGGTGGCGGTATGTCAATCACTGGCACCGATCAGACAAACCCAGTAAGAGCTGGTATACCCATTGGCGACTTAGGCGGTGGCATGTTTGCGGTAATGGGAATTCAATCAGCCATTATTGAACGGGCAACTAGCGGTAAAGGGCAAGATGTGGATATTTCCATGCTGGATTGCCAAATTTCAATGCTTAATTACATGGCCACCATGCACTTTTTATCTGGTGAGAACCCATACCCAATTGGAAATTCGCATTTTGTTCATGTTCCTTACAATACCTTTCAAACCTCTGATGGTTTCGTGGTTATTGCAGTGATCACTGACAATTTCTGGAAAAACCTAAATGAAGTGGTTAAGTGCCCTGAGTTTGACGACAGCAAATATGACGGACAGCCAGGTCGATGGGCAGACAGAGACTTCATCAATGCAAAATTAAACGAGATTTTAAGTCAAAATACCTCGGCTTATTGGATTGAACAGTTGGAAGCCAAGCGTATTCCTTGTGCGCCAGTGAATAACTTGTCGCAAGCATTAAGCGATGAGCAAGTATTGCATCGCAACATGGTCGTTGAGTTAAAACATCCTGATGGAAAAAGTACTAAAGGGCCGGGTAACCCTATCAAATTCTCACGTACTGATGAGGAGTCTTTTTCGCCTGCCCCTGTTCTTGGTCAAGATACCCAGTCGGTTTTGACAGAGTTGCTACATATGTCTCAAGAACGCATCGATTCACTTGTTCAAAGTGGTGCAATTAAAGGGGCTGGTAATGAGTAA
- a CDS encoding hydroxymethylglutaryl-CoA lyase, translating into MSNRVYINDVGPRDGIQNQAKVLTPQQRLQLIQVLTDARLDGVEVGAFVSPKAVPAMAGTDEICQQLPKADCHFSALIPNMKGFELAQKNQIKLASLVMAASNTMNEKNIRMDNQQTLSMIEQVIEAGKGTDVELQVYLATAWECPFEGIIPVEQVIDLAEKLINMGASRLVIADTIGAADPQGVVELMLPLIEKFGEDKIACHFHDTRAMGLANVYAALTAGVRRFDASIAGLGGCPFAPGASGNVATEDVVMMCEQMGYETGIDMPTLLAASDLAVELTETAKGGNAKTWLRKKHPA; encoded by the coding sequence ATGAGTAATCGAGTCTACATTAACGATGTTGGCCCTCGTGATGGCATTCAAAACCAAGCCAAGGTGCTAACTCCGCAACAACGCTTGCAACTTATACAGGTTCTTACAGATGCGCGCCTAGATGGTGTTGAAGTGGGGGCGTTTGTATCGCCAAAAGCCGTACCAGCTATGGCTGGAACCGATGAAATCTGTCAACAACTGCCAAAAGCAGATTGTCACTTTTCTGCGCTAATTCCCAATATGAAAGGGTTTGAGCTGGCGCAAAAAAATCAGATCAAATTGGCGTCCTTAGTAATGGCTGCATCGAACACCATGAACGAAAAAAATATTCGTATGGATAACCAGCAAACTCTGAGCATGATTGAGCAAGTTATCGAAGCAGGTAAAGGCACTGATGTTGAATTACAGGTTTATTTAGCAACTGCTTGGGAATGTCCTTTTGAAGGCATTATTCCTGTTGAGCAAGTTATCGACTTAGCTGAAAAGTTAATCAATATGGGCGCATCGCGCTTGGTTATTGCTGACACTATAGGTGCAGCGGATCCTCAAGGCGTTGTTGAATTGATGCTGCCACTTATTGAAAAGTTCGGTGAGGACAAAATAGCCTGCCATTTTCATGATACTCGCGCGATGGGCTTAGCTAATGTATACGCCGCTTTAACCGCAGGCGTAAGAAGATTTGACGCTTCAATTGCTGGTTTAGGTGGTTGTCCATTCGCCCCCGGCGCCAGTGGTAATGTGGCAACAGAAGATGTGGTAATGATGTGCGAGCAAATGGGCTATGAGACAGGTATTGATATGCCAACCTTATTAGCTGCTTCAGATCTAGCCGTAGAGTTAACGGAAACCGCCAAAGGCGGTAATGCAAAGACGTGGTTGCGTAAAAAGCATCCTGCATAA